From the Accumulibacter sp. genome, one window contains:
- a CDS encoding OmpH family outer membrane protein codes for MNRTIATLLGVLLATLPIAGVAAADLKVGYVNTQRLFRDAPAAVKAAKKIEQEFSKRDQDLQRLAKQVQGLQESLEKGGLTMSESERRAKEKDLAELSREFQRKQREFREDLNLRQNEENAAIIEKANKAIKQLADSEKYDLIVQDVVWVSPRLDITDKVIKALSEGRDAAK; via the coding sequence TTGAATAGAACGATTGCCACGCTGCTCGGAGTCCTGCTTGCGACGCTGCCCATAGCCGGAGTCGCGGCGGCCGATCTGAAGGTCGGGTACGTGAATACGCAGCGGCTATTCCGTGATGCGCCGGCAGCCGTCAAGGCGGCGAAGAAGATCGAACAGGAATTCTCCAAGCGCGACCAGGACCTGCAGCGTCTGGCGAAGCAGGTGCAGGGCCTGCAGGAGTCGCTCGAGAAAGGCGGCCTGACCATGTCCGAGTCGGAAAGACGCGCCAAGGAAAAGGATCTCGCCGAACTGTCACGCGAGTTCCAGCGCAAGCAGCGCGAGTTCCGCGAGGACCTCAACCTGCGGCAGAATGAGGAAAACGCTGCCATCATCGAGAAGGCGAACAAGGCGATCAAGCAGCTTGCCGACAGCGAGAAGTACGACCTCATCGTGCAGGATGTGGTCTGGGTCAGCCCGCGTCTCGACATCACCGACAAGGTCATCAAGGCTCTGTCGGAAGGCAGGGACGCGGCGAAGTAG
- the bamA gene encoding outer membrane protein assembly factor BamA — protein sequence MKKNLLAGLVASLLASAAAAIEPFTVRDIRLEGIQRVEAGTVFSYLPVKVGDTMTDEMAAQAIRALFATGFFKDVRIEMDGGVVVVVVEERPAIAQIDFIGLKEFDKEQLTKGLKEVGVAVARTFDRATLEKAEQELKRQYLTRGRYAVAITTTVTPLERNRVAINFTIDEGEPATIRQINIVGANAIREKDLLAAMQQKTGGWLSWYTKDDQYSRQKLSADLETLRSYYLDRGYLEFSVESTQVSITPDKKEIYITISINEGERYLVSSVKLAGDLTLPEEEFRKLVKIRAGEVFSRERLNETTKAITDKLGHQGYAFANVNAAPELDKEKRQVAFTIFVDPGKRTYVRRINVTGNTKTRDEVIRQEMRQMEGAWYDADRVAKSRERIDRTGYFNEVTVETPPVPGSIDQVDVNVNVAEKSTGNISIGAGYSTAEKVILSGSISQTNIFGSGKHVGLQINTGKLNRTLGVNYTNPYFTVDGISQGFDVYYRTLNPTSLGYAFQSTSWGGGIRFGFPLDEKDMLNVGLAIDQTTIDITPITIATPIQYIQFQKEHGDSNITLPATVSWTRDTRNSAIYTTSGGVQKAGVEVAVPGVDLSFYRLTYSNQQYFSLTKDLILMLYGEVGYANGLEGQTLPFYKNFFAGGVGSVRGFETASLGPVDPLYPDTRLGGTRKVVLNAELLMPFPGFDKALRLGPFIDAGNVFNETGYTISEGGLRWSVGLTAAWISPLGPLKFSFGQPIGIEKNDKIQKFQFQMGTTF from the coding sequence ATGAAGAAGAACCTGCTCGCAGGTCTGGTAGCCTCTCTCCTTGCCTCCGCCGCGGCGGCCATTGAGCCGTTCACAGTGCGTGACATCCGCCTCGAAGGAATTCAGCGCGTCGAGGCCGGTACGGTCTTCAGCTATCTGCCGGTCAAGGTCGGTGACACGATGACCGACGAGATGGCGGCGCAGGCGATCAGGGCGCTGTTCGCCACGGGGTTTTTCAAGGATGTCCGCATCGAGATGGATGGCGGGGTCGTGGTCGTCGTCGTCGAGGAGCGCCCGGCGATTGCGCAGATCGATTTCATCGGCCTAAAGGAATTCGACAAGGAGCAGTTGACCAAGGGCCTGAAGGAAGTGGGCGTCGCCGTTGCCCGGACCTTCGACCGGGCAACGCTGGAGAAGGCCGAGCAGGAACTGAAACGGCAGTACCTGACGCGCGGCAGGTACGCCGTGGCGATCACGACGACCGTCACCCCGCTGGAGCGCAACCGGGTGGCGATCAACTTCACCATCGACGAGGGTGAGCCGGCAACCATCCGACAGATCAACATTGTCGGCGCCAATGCCATTCGCGAGAAGGACCTGCTGGCTGCGATGCAACAGAAGACGGGCGGCTGGCTCAGCTGGTACACCAAGGACGACCAGTACTCGCGGCAGAAATTGTCGGCGGACCTCGAGACGCTGCGCTCGTACTATCTCGATCGCGGCTACCTGGAATTCAGCGTCGAGTCGACGCAGGTGTCGATCACGCCGGACAAGAAAGAGATCTACATCACGATCAGCATCAACGAAGGGGAGCGCTACCTCGTCTCCTCGGTGAAGCTTGCCGGCGACCTGACGTTGCCGGAAGAGGAGTTCCGGAAGCTGGTGAAGATCAGGGCCGGCGAGGTGTTCTCACGCGAGCGGCTGAACGAGACCACCAAGGCGATCACCGACAAGCTTGGCCACCAGGGCTACGCCTTTGCCAACGTCAATGCGGCGCCGGAGCTCGACAAGGAGAAGCGGCAGGTGGCTTTCACCATCTTCGTCGATCCCGGCAAGCGGACCTACGTCCGCCGCATCAATGTCACCGGCAACACCAAGACGCGCGACGAGGTGATCCGGCAGGAGATGCGCCAGATGGAGGGCGCCTGGTACGATGCCGACCGCGTCGCCAAGTCACGCGAGCGGATCGACCGTACCGGCTACTTCAACGAAGTCACCGTCGAGACACCGCCTGTCCCGGGGAGCATCGACCAGGTCGACGTCAACGTCAACGTCGCCGAGAAGTCGACCGGCAACATCTCGATCGGCGCCGGCTACTCGACGGCGGAGAAGGTGATCCTCTCGGGCTCGATCTCGCAGACCAACATCTTCGGCAGCGGCAAGCACGTCGGTCTGCAGATCAATACCGGCAAGCTCAACCGCACGCTCGGGGTCAACTACACCAATCCCTATTTCACAGTCGACGGCATCAGCCAGGGATTCGATGTCTACTACCGGACGCTCAATCCGACCTCGCTCGGCTATGCCTTCCAGTCCACGTCCTGGGGTGGCGGCATCCGCTTCGGCTTTCCGCTGGACGAGAAGGACATGCTCAACGTCGGGCTGGCGATTGACCAGACGACGATCGACATCACGCCGATCACCATCGCGACGCCGATCCAGTACATCCAGTTCCAGAAGGAGCACGGGGACTCCAACATCACGTTGCCGGCGACGGTGTCATGGACCCGTGACACGCGCAACAGTGCGATCTACACGACCAGCGGTGGCGTGCAGAAGGCGGGGGTCGAGGTTGCCGTTCCGGGCGTCGATCTCTCCTTCTACCGTCTGACCTATTCCAATCAGCAGTACTTCTCGCTGACGAAGGATCTGATCCTGATGCTCTATGGCGAGGTGGGCTACGCGAACGGGCTGGAGGGGCAGACGTTGCCGTTCTACAAGAACTTCTTCGCCGGTGGTGTCGGCTCGGTCCGCGGCTTCGAGACGGCGAGTCTGGGGCCGGTGGACCCGCTCTATCCCGATACCCGCCTGGGTGGTACGCGCAAGGTGGTCCTCAATGCCGAACTGCTGATGCCTTTCCCGGGTTTCGACAAGGCGCTGCGTCTCGGACCTTTCATCGACGCTGGCAACGTCTTCAACGAAACCGGCTATACGATCTCGGAAGGCGGACTGCGCTGGTCCGTGGGACTGACGGCGGCGTGGATTTCGCCGCTTGGACCGTTGAAATTCAGTTTTGGGCAGCCTATCGGCATCGAGAAGAATGATAAAATCCAGAAGTTTCAGTTTCAGATGGGAACGACCTTTTGA
- the lpxA gene encoding acyl-ACP--UDP-N-acetylglucosamine O-acyltransferase, with the protein MIHQTAIIHSGAQLGANVAVGAYSIIDEDVEIGDNTTIGPHVVITGRTRIGCDNRIYQFTSLGEVPQDKKYGGEPTCLEIGDRNTIREFCTFNVGTAQDVGITRVGDDNWIMAYVHIAHDCQVGNRTIFANNAQLAGHVHIGDWAILGGFAGVHQFCRVGAHSMIAAGSVVIQDVPPYVMAAGNSAGPYGINAEGLKRRGFSPEALLTLKRAYRTIYKSGLMLDEARARLQDEVKAHPEIQPLLDFLAVSKRGIIR; encoded by the coding sequence ATGATCCACCAGACCGCCATCATCCATTCCGGCGCGCAACTCGGGGCGAACGTCGCGGTCGGCGCCTATTCGATCATCGATGAGGACGTGGAGATCGGCGACAATACGACCATCGGGCCGCACGTCGTCATCACCGGGCGGACGCGCATCGGTTGTGACAACCGCATCTACCAGTTCACGTCGCTCGGTGAGGTGCCGCAGGACAAGAAGTACGGTGGCGAGCCGACCTGCCTCGAGATCGGCGATCGCAACACAATCCGCGAGTTCTGCACCTTCAACGTCGGCACCGCCCAGGATGTCGGCATCACCCGCGTCGGCGACGACAACTGGATCATGGCCTACGTTCACATCGCGCATGACTGCCAGGTCGGCAACCGCACGATCTTCGCCAACAACGCGCAGCTCGCCGGTCATGTCCATATCGGCGACTGGGCGATCCTCGGCGGCTTTGCCGGCGTGCACCAGTTCTGCCGCGTTGGCGCACACAGCATGATCGCTGCCGGATCGGTCGTCATCCAGGACGTGCCGCCGTACGTCATGGCGGCCGGCAACAGCGCCGGGCCGTACGGCATCAACGCCGAGGGATTGAAGCGGCGGGGATTCTCGCCAGAAGCGCTGCTGACCTTGAAGCGGGCGTACCGGACGATCTACAAGTCGGGACTGATGCTCGACGAAGCGCGCGCCAGGCTGCAGGACGAGGTCAAGGCCCATCCCGAGATCCAGCCGCTGCTCGACTTTCTCGCCGTTTCGAAGCGCGGCATCATCCGATGA
- the fabZ gene encoding 3-hydroxyacyl-ACP dehydratase FabZ, producing MDIKEILEHLPHRYPFLLVDRVLDCQPGKSIHAYKNVTINEPFFPGHFPHHPVMPGVLITEALAQAAGILSFRSLGEKPDLHSLFFFVGIDKARFKKTVTAGDQLHLHVSIQRQFRNIWKFEARAVVDGETVAEAELMCAKSNIA from the coding sequence ATGGATATCAAGGAAATCCTCGAGCATCTGCCGCATCGCTATCCTTTCCTGCTGGTCGACCGCGTCCTCGATTGCCAGCCCGGCAAGTCGATCCACGCGTACAAGAACGTGACGATCAACGAACCGTTCTTTCCCGGGCATTTCCCGCATCATCCGGTGATGCCGGGCGTGCTGATCACCGAGGCGCTGGCACAGGCCGCGGGCATCCTGTCGTTCCGCAGTCTCGGCGAAAAGCCCGACCTGCACTCGCTTTTCTTCTTCGTCGGCATCGACAAGGCGCGCTTCAAGAAGACCGTGACGGCCGGCGACCAATTGCACCTGCACGTCAGCATCCAGCGCCAGTTCCGCAACATCTGGAAGTTCGAGGCGCGGGCGGTGGTCGATGGCGAGACGGTCGCCGAGGCCGAGCTCATGTGCGCCAAGAGCAACATCGCCTGA
- the ispC gene encoding 1-deoxy-D-xylulose-5-phosphate reductoisomerase yields the protein MQRLTILGSTGSIGVNTLDVVRRHPDLYRVVALCAHRQSERLFEQCLEFRPQHAVVGDEAVAVELSARLSDAGCATVVSHGPDALVRMARLPEVDAVMAAIVGAAGLPPTLAAAVAGKKILLANKEALVMAGAVFMRAVRDNHATLLPIDSEHNAIFQSLPRDYAGDPQASGVLGLCLTASGGPFRGRSLADLESVGPDEACSHPNWVMGRKISVDSATMMNKGLEVIEARWLFNVPPERIQVLIHPQSIVHSLVQYADGSVIAELGNPDMRTPIAHALAYPRRIAAGVAPLDLGAIASLHFERPDSELFPCLALAYRALCAGGTASATLNAANEVAVDAFLEGRIGFTAIPRLIEEVMDRMPAGREPVSLAEVLAADRAAREVAEQCLLTSVCA from the coding sequence ATGCAGAGGCTGACGATTCTCGGTTCGACCGGTTCGATCGGGGTCAACACCCTTGACGTGGTACGACGTCATCCCGATCTCTACCGCGTCGTTGCGCTCTGCGCGCACCGGCAGAGCGAGCGCCTTTTCGAGCAATGTCTGGAGTTCAGGCCGCAGCACGCGGTGGTCGGCGACGAGGCCGTGGCGGTCGAACTGTCCGCACGTCTCAGTGATGCCGGTTGCGCGACCGTCGTCAGCCACGGGCCAGACGCCTTGGTGCGCATGGCGCGGTTGCCAGAGGTCGACGCCGTGATGGCGGCGATCGTTGGCGCCGCGGGGTTGCCGCCGACGCTGGCGGCTGCGGTCGCTGGCAAGAAGATCCTGCTCGCCAACAAGGAGGCGCTGGTGATGGCCGGTGCGGTCTTCATGCGGGCGGTACGCGACAACCATGCCACGCTGTTGCCTATCGACAGCGAGCACAATGCGATCTTCCAGTCGTTGCCGAGGGATTATGCGGGCGATCCGCAGGCGAGCGGCGTGCTCGGTCTGTGCCTGACCGCCTCGGGCGGCCCGTTTCGCGGTCGGTCGCTGGCCGACCTCGAGTCCGTCGGTCCGGACGAGGCCTGTTCGCACCCGAACTGGGTCATGGGTCGGAAGATTTCGGTCGATTCGGCGACGATGATGAACAAGGGCCTGGAAGTGATCGAAGCCCGCTGGTTGTTCAATGTGCCGCCGGAGCGAATCCAGGTCCTCATCCATCCGCAGAGCATCGTCCATTCTCTGGTTCAGTATGCCGACGGTTCGGTGATTGCCGAGCTCGGCAATCCGGACATGCGGACGCCGATCGCGCATGCTCTGGCCTATCCGCGTCGCATTGCCGCCGGCGTCGCACCGCTCGATCTTGGTGCCATCGCCAGCCTGCACTTCGAGCGTCCGGATAGCGAGCTGTTTCCCTGTCTGGCTCTGGCTTATCGCGCCCTGTGCGCGGGCGGAACGGCGTCGGCGACGCTCAACGCGGCGAACGAGGTCGCGGTGGATGCTTTCCTTGAGGGGCGCATCGGCTTCACTGCGATTCCCCGCCTGATCGAGGAAGTGATGGACCGCATGCCGGCTGGCCGTGAGCCCGTTTCCCTGGCCGAAGTGCTGGCCGCCGACCGGGCGGCGCGTGAGGTCGCCGAGCAGTGTCTGCTCACGAGTGTCTGCGCATGA
- the lpxD gene encoding UDP-3-O-(3-hydroxymyristoyl)glucosamine N-acyltransferase gives MAAGLRLDEIVASLGGVLQGDGSLVVSRVGTLQSAQAGDIAFLANPKYRSQLQTTLASAVIVPPQFAAATGLPRIVHPNSYAYYARVVALLNPPAARRPGVHRGAVVHSPVPASASIGENVVVGRGVHLGENVTLQPGCVIGDGASIGDDSLLYPNVVVYDRCVIGRRAIIHSGAVIGSDGFGFAKEGDRWIKIPQIGRVVVGDDVEIGANTSIDRGALDDTLVADGVKLDNQIQIGHNCSIGENAAMAGCVGIAGSTRIGRRCTIGGAGMISGHLELGDDVHISGGTLVARSLSRPGQYTGVFPLDEHADWLHNAAQLRRLAKLVERVAELEKKIKLMETRS, from the coding sequence ATGGCAGCGGGCTTGCGACTCGACGAGATCGTCGCCAGTCTTGGCGGCGTGCTGCAGGGTGATGGGTCGCTCGTCGTGTCGCGGGTTGGCACGCTGCAGTCTGCGCAAGCGGGCGATATCGCCTTCCTCGCCAACCCGAAGTACCGCTCGCAGTTGCAAACGACGCTGGCGTCAGCGGTCATCGTCCCGCCGCAGTTCGCTGCCGCGACCGGGCTGCCGCGGATCGTGCACCCGAACTCGTACGCCTATTACGCTCGTGTCGTTGCGTTGCTCAATCCGCCGGCAGCCCGCCGGCCGGGCGTCCACCGCGGCGCGGTCGTGCACTCGCCGGTTCCGGCATCGGCCTCGATCGGCGAGAACGTCGTCGTCGGCAGGGGGGTGCATCTCGGCGAGAACGTGACGCTGCAGCCGGGTTGCGTGATTGGCGACGGAGCGTCGATCGGAGACGATTCGCTGTTGTACCCGAACGTCGTCGTTTACGATCGCTGCGTGATCGGCAGGCGGGCGATCATTCACTCCGGGGCAGTGATCGGCTCGGATGGCTTCGGTTTCGCCAAGGAGGGGGATCGCTGGATCAAGATCCCGCAGATCGGCCGCGTCGTCGTCGGCGACGATGTCGAGATCGGCGCCAACACCTCGATCGACCGTGGCGCGCTGGACGACACGCTGGTCGCCGATGGCGTCAAGCTCGACAACCAGATCCAGATCGGTCACAACTGCAGCATCGGCGAGAACGCGGCGATGGCCGGTTGTGTCGGCATTGCCGGCAGTACGCGCATCGGCCGGCGCTGCACCATCGGTGGCGCCGGCATGATCAGCGGCCACCTGGAACTCGGCGACGACGTGCACATCTCTGGCGGCACCCTGGTGGCGCGCAGTCTGAGCCGGCCGGGGCAGTACACGGGAGTCTTCCCGCTCGATGAGCATGCCGACTGGTTGCACAACGCAGCGCAGCTGAGACGCCTTGCGAAGCTCGTCGAGCGCGTCGCCGAACTTGAGAAGAAGATCAAACTGATGGAGACAAGGTCTTGA
- the rnhB gene encoding ribonuclease HII, giving the protein MPLLLQAEGLACGVDEAGRGPLAGPVVAAAVILDPQRPITGLDDSKRLGAARRLRLADAIRSQALAWAVADASVGEIDHLNILQASLLAMQRAVSGLIEQYRLLPSQILVDGPHCPLFAVPAQAVIGGDGRICQIAAASILAKTVRDAGMRDLHALYPQYGFDRHQGYPTAVHLRALQEHGPCPQHRRSFAPVARLLTA; this is encoded by the coding sequence ATGCCGCTGCTGCTGCAAGCTGAGGGACTCGCCTGCGGCGTCGATGAGGCGGGGCGCGGCCCACTGGCCGGACCCGTGGTGGCGGCAGCGGTGATCCTCGATCCACAGCGGCCGATCACCGGTCTCGACGATTCGAAGAGGCTCGGTGCCGCGCGGCGGCTGCGGCTTGCCGATGCCATCCGGAGTCAGGCGCTCGCCTGGGCCGTTGCCGACGCGTCGGTCGGCGAGATCGACCACCTCAACATCCTGCAGGCGAGCCTGCTCGCCATGCAGCGTGCGGTCAGTGGCCTGATCGAACAGTACCGCCTGCTGCCTTCGCAAATCCTCGTCGATGGTCCGCATTGTCCGCTGTTCGCCGTTCCCGCGCAGGCGGTGATCGGCGGCGACGGCCGCATCTGCCAGATCGCTGCGGCGTCGATCCTGGCGAAGACGGTGCGCGACGCCGGAATGCGGGATCTGCATGCCCTCTATCCGCAGTATGGTTTTGACCGTCACCAGGGCTACCCGACGGCAGTACACTTGCGGGCGCTGCAGGAGCACGGCCCGTGCCCGCAGCATCGGCGCAGTTTTGCGCCGGTCGCCCGCCTGCTGACGGCATGA
- the rseP gene encoding RIP metalloprotease RseP has product MSGFLYYLVAFAVVLGILVVVHEFGHYLAARWAGVKVLRFSVGFGRPLVTRRWGRDGTEWALAAFPLGGYVKMLDEREGEVAADELHRSFSRQPVVRRMVIVAAGPAANFALAILLYWGLFWYGSEEFKPILGTPVLSSPAAAAGLDNGELVLRVAGEKVQTWQEMRWLLLQKAVDHDAVDLELLNPRQEVVVRRLDLSVVRQSGWEGDALERLGLRLYRPRLPPIIGSVGARSAAEAAGLRAGDEILDIDGEPIESWADLVRVVRQSAGQTLHFEVLREGLRQSLSVRPSAVEEQGKEVGRIGAAVRDAGQTREQLMVTVRYDPLSALGKALVETWDKSTFTLVMIGRMITGEVSWRNLSGPVTIADYAGQSAKLGVDYYLKFLALVSISLGVLNLLPIPILDGGHLLYYLVEIIKRGPVSERTMEIGQQIGLTFLIMLMAFAFYNDINRLFSG; this is encoded by the coding sequence ATGAGCGGTTTCCTCTACTATCTCGTTGCGTTTGCCGTCGTGCTCGGCATCCTGGTCGTCGTGCACGAGTTCGGGCACTACCTTGCTGCGCGCTGGGCCGGGGTCAAGGTTCTGCGATTCTCGGTCGGATTCGGCCGGCCCCTGGTCACGCGACGCTGGGGGCGTGATGGCACCGAGTGGGCCCTGGCTGCCTTCCCGCTCGGTGGCTATGTCAAGATGCTCGACGAACGCGAAGGTGAGGTGGCGGCAGACGAGCTGCACCGCAGCTTCAGTCGGCAACCGGTTGTGCGCCGGATGGTGATCGTTGCCGCCGGACCGGCGGCAAATTTCGCCCTCGCGATCCTGCTCTACTGGGGCCTGTTCTGGTATGGCAGCGAGGAGTTCAAGCCGATCCTTGGTACGCCCGTGTTGTCGAGTCCTGCCGCTGCGGCCGGACTCGACAACGGCGAACTCGTCTTGCGTGTGGCAGGCGAAAAGGTGCAGACGTGGCAGGAGATGCGCTGGCTGCTGCTGCAAAAGGCGGTCGATCACGACGCCGTCGACCTCGAACTGCTCAACCCGCGGCAGGAGGTCGTCGTCCGTCGCCTCGATCTGTCGGTCGTACGGCAATCGGGATGGGAGGGGGATGCGCTCGAGAGGCTGGGCTTGCGGCTTTACCGGCCACGTCTGCCGCCGATCATCGGCAGCGTCGGGGCCAGGAGCGCGGCCGAGGCTGCCGGGCTGCGGGCCGGTGACGAGATTCTGGACATCGATGGCGAGCCGATCGAGAGCTGGGCAGATCTGGTCCGTGTCGTTCGCCAATCGGCGGGTCAGACGCTGCATTTCGAGGTGCTCCGCGAAGGGCTGCGGCAAAGTCTGAGCGTGCGACCGTCTGCGGTCGAGGAACAGGGAAAGGAGGTCGGCCGCATTGGTGCCGCGGTGCGCGACGCTGGGCAGACACGCGAGCAACTGATGGTCACCGTGCGCTACGATCCGCTCTCGGCGTTGGGCAAGGCGCTGGTCGAGACCTGGGACAAGTCCACCTTCACACTGGTGATGATCGGTCGCATGATCACCGGCGAGGTTTCCTGGCGCAATCTCAGTGGGCCCGTGACCATTGCCGACTATGCCGGCCAGTCGGCAAAGCTGGGTGTCGACTACTACCTGAAGTTTCTGGCACTGGTGAGCATCAGCCTCGGTGTCCTCAACCTGTTGCCCATCCCGATTCTGGACGGTGGGCATTTGCTGTATTATCTGGTGGAAATAATCAAGCGCGGGCCGGTTTCCGAGCGCACGATGGAGATTGGTCAGCAGATCGGCCTGACCTTCCTGATCATGCTCATGGCTTTCGCTTTCTACAACGATATCAACCGCTTGTTCTCCGGCTGA
- the lpxB gene encoding lipid-A-disaccharide synthase encodes MTAGVVRIALVAGEASGDLLASQLIEAIRGRLPNAVFFGIGGPRMLGKGFEAWYPLEKLAVRGYAEVLRHFREILAIRRSLKRRLLADPPDVFVGVDAPDFNLGLERVLKRRGVTTVHYVSPSIWAWRGERIHRIGAAASRVLALFPFEPAIYERQRIPVSYVGHPLADMLPLADGRDATRALLGFAERQPVFALLPGSRQSELQYMADTFIETARRIHQALPDAAFIVPLATRETRGMFEAARQRCAAEDLPLRLLFGHAHQAMMAADVVLVASGTATLEAALLKRPMVIVYQMAPFSAWLMRRIGGYLPYVGLPNVLAGRFVVPEFMQEDATPANLAQAVLNLYVDRGVRAGLQALFHSMHLQLRQNAAERAASAVIGCLPAAIREHAAAAAS; translated from the coding sequence ATGACTGCCGGCGTGGTCCGGATCGCACTGGTGGCCGGTGAGGCGTCGGGCGACCTCCTGGCCAGCCAGCTGATCGAGGCGATCCGCGGCCGACTGCCGAACGCGGTGTTCTTCGGCATCGGCGGGCCGCGCATGCTGGGCAAGGGCTTCGAAGCCTGGTATCCGCTCGAGAAGCTGGCGGTGCGCGGCTACGCCGAGGTCCTGCGCCACTTTCGCGAAATCCTCGCCATCCGCCGCAGCCTCAAGCGCCGTCTGCTGGCCGACCCGCCGGACGTCTTCGTCGGCGTCGATGCGCCCGATTTCAACCTCGGTCTCGAGCGGGTGCTGAAGCGGCGCGGGGTGACCACCGTCCATTACGTCAGTCCGTCGATCTGGGCCTGGCGTGGCGAACGCATCCACCGGATCGGTGCGGCGGCCTCACGAGTCCTCGCACTGTTTCCCTTCGAACCGGCGATCTACGAGCGCCAGCGGATTCCGGTCAGCTACGTCGGTCACCCGCTCGCCGACATGCTGCCCCTCGCCGATGGCCGTGACGCGACGCGTGCGCTGCTGGGCTTTGCCGAACGGCAGCCGGTCTTCGCCCTGCTGCCGGGCAGCCGGCAGTCCGAGCTGCAATACATGGCCGACACCTTCATCGAGACCGCGCGCCGGATACACCAGGCACTTCCCGATGCAGCCTTCATCGTGCCGCTGGCGACGCGCGAGACGCGCGGCATGTTCGAGGCCGCGCGACAGCGATGCGCCGCCGAGGATCTGCCGCTGCGCCTGCTCTTCGGACACGCGCATCAGGCGATGATGGCCGCCGACGTCGTTCTCGTCGCCAGCGGGACGGCCACACTGGAAGCGGCGCTGCTCAAGCGACCGATGGTCATCGTGTACCAGATGGCGCCGTTCTCCGCCTGGCTGATGCGCCGCATCGGCGGCTACCTGCCCTATGTCGGCCTTCCCAACGTCCTCGCCGGCCGCTTCGTCGTTCCCGAGTTCATGCAGGAGGACGCAACGCCGGCCAACCTGGCGCAGGCCGTCCTCAACCTCTACGTCGATCGCGGGGTGCGCGCCGGCCTGCAGGCGCTCTTCCATTCGATGCACCTGCAACTGCGGCAGAATGCCGCCGAGCGCGCAGCCAGCGCCGTCATCGGCTGCCTGCCGGCAGCGATTCGCGAGCATGCCGCTGCTGCTGCAAGCTGA
- a CDS encoding TrmH family RNA methyltransferase, with product MKRISSRDNPHYRELKRLHASARERRRSGRLLLDGLHLITAYQQRCGSPAELVVSDSGAGRREIIDHLASCPPVMPVTQLPDALWAELALVDTPSGIMAVIAWPQPATAIDLAADTVLLDGVQDPGNVGSILRSAAAAGFHQILLSADCAQAWSPKTLRAGMGAHFQLAIHEECDLPAFLAAYRGLSIATAASAPAGLYATQLAPAVAWVFGSEGQGLRAAVLAATQLQVHIPMPGACESLNVAAAAAICLFETVRRRQGAVAGGR from the coding sequence ATGAAGCGGATCAGCTCGCGCGACAATCCACATTACCGCGAGCTGAAGCGACTGCACGCGAGCGCCCGCGAGCGGCGTCGCAGTGGTCGCCTCCTGCTCGACGGCCTGCATCTGATCACCGCCTACCAGCAGCGCTGCGGTAGTCCGGCCGAACTCGTCGTCAGCGACAGCGGTGCCGGGCGGCGGGAGATCATCGATCATCTGGCGAGCTGCCCGCCAGTCATGCCGGTCACGCAGTTGCCCGACGCCCTGTGGGCTGAGCTGGCACTGGTCGATACGCCAAGTGGCATCATGGCCGTTATCGCCTGGCCGCAGCCGGCAACGGCGATCGATCTGGCGGCCGATACGGTGCTGCTCGATGGCGTCCAGGATCCCGGCAATGTCGGCTCGATCCTGCGCAGTGCGGCGGCGGCCGGCTTTCACCAGATCCTGCTGTCGGCGGATTGTGCCCAGGCGTGGTCGCCGAAGACGCTGCGTGCCGGCATGGGCGCACATTTCCAGCTCGCCATCCACGAAGAATGCGACCTGCCCGCCTTTCTCGCCGCCTACCGTGGGCTGAGCATCGCGACCGCGGCGAGCGCACCGGCAGGGCTTTACGCCACGCAGCTCGCGCCAGCGGTCGCCTGGGTCTTCGGCAGCGAAGGGCAGGGTTTGCGCGCGGCGGTGCTGGCGGCGACGCAGTTGCAGGTGCACATTCCGATGCCCGGCGCCTGCGAATCGCTGAACGTCGCCGCCGCCGCCGCCATCTGTCTTTTCGAGACGGTCAGGCGACGGCAAGGGGCCGTTGCCGGCGGCCGCTGA